One part of the Solanum dulcamara chromosome 8, daSolDulc1.2, whole genome shotgun sequence genome encodes these proteins:
- the LOC129898694 gene encoding probable phospholipid-transporting ATPase 7: protein MARGSSKRAKIQWSNLYTFGCYRPRTDEEEGPHRLGAGFSRVVHCNQSSLHEKKPFKYRTNYISTTKYNFITFLPKATFEQFRRVANLYFLLAAILSATTNLSPFSPISMIAPLVFVVGLSMAKEALEDSRRFIQDMKVNLRKARLHKEGGAFGLRPWMKIRVGDIVKVEKDQFFPADLLLLSSSYQDGICYVETMNLDGETNLKVKRALEVTLPLDDNEAFKEFRATIKCEDPNPNLYSFVGNLEYARQIYPLDPTQILLRDSKLRNTTYIYGVVIFTGHDSKVMQNSTESPSKRSKIELQMDKIIYILFTLLVVISFISSIGFAVKTRLNMPSWWYMQPTDKNNNTTDPNRPELSAIFHLITALILYGYLIPISLYVSIEVVKVLQALFINQDINMYDDETGTPAQARTSNLNEELGQVDTILSDKTGTLTCNQMDFLKCSIAGSAYGTRASDVELAAAKQMAEDVGGQDPDISRRRSSEIELERVVTSKDEIRPAIKGFSFEDSRLMKGNWMKEPNADIILLFFRILSLCHTAIPELNEETGSYNFESESPDESAFLVAAREFGFEFCKRTQSRVFIREKYPSFQEPIEREFKVLNLLDFTSKRKRMSVIVRDEEGQILLLCKGADSIIYDRLAKNGRRFEEATTRHLNDYGEAGLRTLMLAYKKLDETEYSAWNEEFTKAKASISSDRDAMLERLSDMMEKELILVGATAVEDKLQKGVPQCIDKLAQAGLKIWVLTGDKMETAINIGYACSLLRHGMRQICITTMNTDSVERSSEQGIKENILMQITNASQMIKLEKDPHAAFALIIDGKTLTYALAYDMKHHFLNLAVDCASVICCRVSPKQKALVTRLVKEGTGKTTLAIGDGANDVGMIQEADIGVGISGAEGMQAVMASDFAIAQFRFLERLLVVHGHWCYKRIAQMICYFFYKNIAFGLTLFYFEAFAGFSGQSVYDDAYMILFNVILTSLPVIALGVFEQDVPSEVCLQFPALYQQGPKNLFFDWYRIFGWLGNGVYTSLIVFFLNIIIFYDQAFRAGGQTADLTAVGTTMFTCIVWAVNCQIALTMSHFTWIQHIFIWGSIASWYLFLLIYGMIAPDYSKYAFRILVEALAPAPVYWCTTLLVIVVCTLPYLAHICFQRSFNPMDHHLIQEIIYYKKDVEDHHMWKRERSKARQRTNIGFTARVDAKIRQLRGRLHKKYSSMGSQIELTQS, encoded by the exons ATGGCACGAGGCAGCAGCAAAAGGGCAAAGATCCAATGGAGCAATCTCTATACATTTGGTTGCTATCGTCCACGAACTGACGAGGAAGAGGGTCCCCATCGACTAGGTGCTGGGTTTTCAAGAGTAGTTCATTGCAACCAGTCCAGTCTGCATGAAAAGAAACCTTTTAAGTACCGCACAAACTACATATCTACCACAAAGTATAATTTCATCACATTCCTACCCAAGGCCACGTTTGAGCAATTCAGACGGGTTGCTAACTTGTATTTCCTCCTTGCTGCAATTCTGTCAGCCACAACTAATCTTTCTCCATTCTCACCTATCAGTATGATAGCTCCTTTGGTCTTTGTTGTTGGGTTGAGCATGGCGAAGGAGGCATTGGAAGACTCGCGGCGGTTCATACAAGATATGAAGGTCAATCTGCGAAAAGCTCGTCTACATAAGGAAGGTGGTGCGTTTGGTCTAAGGCCATGGATGAAGATTCGTGTCGGAGACATCGTGAAGGTGGAAAAGGACCAATTTTTTCCGGCTGATTTACTTCTTTTATCATCGAGTTATCAAGATGGAATCTGTTATGTGGAAACTATGAACTTGGATGGAGAGACAAACTTGAAGGTAAAAAGAGCTTTGGAGGTTACCCTACCATTGGATGATAATGAGGCTTTCAAGGAATTCAGGGCTACCATCAAATGTGAAGATCCCAATCCTAACCTTTACTCCTTTGTGGGGAACCTTGAATATGCTCGTCAAATTTATCCTCTTGATCCCACTCAGATTCTCCTTAGGGATTCAAAGCTCAGGAATACGACATATATCTATGGAGTTGTTATATTCACTGGCCATGACAGCAAAGTAATGCAAAATTCTACAGAATCTCCTTCAAAAAGGAGTAAGATCGAACTTCAGATGGACAAGATAATTTACATCCTCTTCACCCTCCTTGTTGTGATATCATTTATCAGTTCCATCGGCTTTGCTGTAAAAACAAGATTGAACATGCCAAGCTGGTGGTATATGCAACCTacagacaagaacaataatacAACTGATCCAAACAGGCCTGAGTTGTCAGCCATTTTCCATCTGATTACTGCACTAATATTATATGGCTATTTGATTCCGATTTCCCTCTATGTTTCTATTGAAGTAGTGAAGGTTCTACAGGCATTGTTCATAAACCAGGATATTAatatgtatgatgatgagaCAGGAACTCCTGCTCAAGCACGAACATCAAACTTAAATGAGGAGTTGGGGCAGGTTGATACCATCCTCTCGGATAAAACTGGCACTTTGACATGCAACCAAATGGACTTCCTAAAATGCTCCATTGCTGGTAGTGCATATGGGACACGGGCCAGTGATGTAGAACTTGCAGCTGCAAAGCAGATGGCAGAGGACGTTGGTGGGCAAGATCCTGACATTTCACGGAGACGGTCATCAGAAATTGAACTAGAGAGGGTTGTCACTTCTAAAGATGAGATCAGGCCTGCAATAAAGGGGTTCAGCTTTGAGGATAGCCGACTTATGAAGGGAAATTGGATGAAGGAACCTAATGCAGATATCATCTTGCTATTCTTTAGGATACTTTCACTTTGTCATACTGCTATTCCTGAGTTAAATGAGGAGACTGGCAGCTATAATTTTGAATCAGAGTCTCCTGATGAATCAGCATTTCTTGTCGCAGCTAGGGAATTTGGCTTTGAGTTCTGTAAAAGAACTCAATCAAGAGTTTTTATACGGGAGAAGTATCCTTCTTTTCAAGAGCCCATTGAAAG GGAATTCAAAGTTCTCAATCTATTGGATTTCACTAGCAAACGGAAGAGAATGTCTGTTATCGTTCGAGATGAGGAGGGCCAGATTCTTCTCTTGTGTAAAGGAGCAGACAG CATCATCTATGATAGATTAGCTAAGAATGGAAGGAGATTTGAGGAGGCTACCACAAGGCATTTAAATGATTATGGGGAAGCAGGGTTACGCACTCTCATGCTTGCCTACAAAAAGCTGGATGAGACAGAGTACTCTGCGTGGAATGAAGAATTTACTAAAGCAAAAGCTTCAATCAGCAGTGATAGAGATGCCATGCTTGAACgtctatctgatatgatggaaaaaGAATTGATCCTTGTTGGTGCTACGGCTGTGGAGGATAAACTACAGAAGGGA GTTCCTCAGTGTATAGATAAACTAGCGCAAGCTGGTCTCAAGATCTGGGTTCTGACAGGTGACAAGATGGAAACAGCCATCAACATAGG GTACGCATGTAGTCTACTTCGGCACGGGATGAGACAAATATGCATAACGACGATGAATACAGACTCAGTGGAAAGAAGCTCTGAACAG GGTATAAAGGAGAATATTTTGATGCAAATCACAAATGCTTCTCAAATGATCAAGCTTGAAAAGGATCCACATGCTGCATTTGCCTTGATTATTGATGGGAAAACTCTAACATATGCTTTGGCGTATGATATGAAAcatcattttttgaatttagCAGTTGATTGTGCATCTGTCATTTGCTGTCGTGTCTCTCCTAAGCAGAAGGCCTTG GTTACTAGGTTAGTAAAGGAAGGAACTGGAAAAACTACATTAGCAATTGGTGATGGTGCAAATGATGTTGGAATGATCCAAGAAGCGGACATTGGAGTTGGCATTAGCGGTGCAGAAGGAATGCAG GCTGTGATGGCTAGTGACTTTGCTATTGCACAGTTTCGGTTCTTGGAGAGACTTCTCGTTGTACATGGGCATTGGTGCTACAAACGAATTGCTCAGATG ATATGCTATTTCTTCTACAAAAATATAGCTTTTGGGCTCACTCTCTTTTACTTTGAGGCTTTTGCGGGCTTTTCAGGCCAGTCTGTCTATGATGATGCATACATGATTCTGTTCAATGTTATTCTTACCTCACTGCCTGTGATCGCTCTTGGAGTATTCGAGCAGGATGTGCCTTCTGAAGTTTGCTTACAG TTTCCAGCGCTGTACCAGCAAGGGCCCAAAAACTTGTTCTTTGACTGGTATAGAATATTCGGCTGGCTTGGCAACGGTGTCTACACCTCTCTCATTGTCTTCTTCCTCAACATTATCATCTTCTATGATCAAGCCTTCCGTGCTGGAGGCCAGACTGCCGATCTGACAGCTGTGGGTACTACGATGTTCACCTGCATTGTCTGGGCCGTCAACTGCCAGATTGCACTCACAATGAGTCATTTCACATGGATACAGCATATTTTCATCTGGGGGAGTATTGCTAGTTGGTACCTCTTTCTTTTGATCTATGGTATGATAGCGCCAGATTATTCTAAATATGCCTTCAGAATCCTGGTGGAAGCTCTAGCTCCTGCTCCAGTCTACTGGTGTACCACCCTTTTGGTAATTGTTGTCTGCACTCTGCCCTACCTTGCGCACATATGTTTCCAAAGGTCATTCAATCCAATGGATCATCACCTTATTCAAGAAATCATATATTATAAGAAAGACGTTGAAGATCATCATATGTGGAAGAGAGAGCGGTCTAAAGCAAGGCAGAGGACCAACATCGGGTTCACAGCAAGAGTAGATGCAAAAATTAGGCAGTTGAGAGGGAGGCTGCATAAAAAGTATTCATCAATGGGTTCCCAAATTGAGCTAACACAATCATAG